In a single window of the Flavobacterium sp. W4I14 genome:
- a CDS encoding hypothetical protein (product_source=Hypo-rule applied; ko=KO:K21572; pfam=PF07980,PF14322; smart=SM00028; superfamily=48452), with translation MKKNIKTGLALIILFSAMGCKKFLVEDLKTELAPTNTYTSTYGFEVGSAGLYALTRSEYNTFGEGGAYIHNGACPYEALQAATDIADVINSDASLLPFANLTLNSSERFVGTYWNWAYSIISSANLMLIYSEKNTNWDSPSDKERFQAEARFFRAYAYRTLVYLYGDVPYVETILYDFKLNFTRTPKAEVLGHIIDDLTFASQHLPANPDQVKDGKLTKWAAYHLLSEMHLLNKAYVPAEQAALAVINSGYYGLMKTRFGVNKDRAGDVFSDLFLENNQNRLKNANRESIWVLQFEFNTVGGGTNSDDWSRRAWSPNYSTMTGFVLADTLGGRGLAQLTPMKWWVGTAGTNATGNVPGIFEATDIRNSNYNIKRNWYYNNPGETALYGKKANITEQTWFSTKSLFPAITKFFYGRAENLGLTGSYKDRVKFRLAETYLLLAEAYLGQGNPAKAADAVNEVRKRAGAPVVGAGQMTMDFLLDERIRELVGEESRRFTLVRTNKLVDRVKLYNTAIKDKIMDYHALWPIPQSIIDANRDAVFPQNPGYGK, from the coding sequence ATGAAAAAAAATATAAAAACAGGATTAGCACTCATCATATTGTTTTCGGCAATGGGGTGTAAAAAATTTCTGGTAGAAGATTTGAAAACAGAGTTGGCACCAACCAATACTTATACCAGTACTTATGGCTTTGAAGTAGGAAGTGCCGGATTATACGCCCTTACCCGCTCAGAATACAACACTTTTGGTGAAGGTGGCGCTTATATCCACAATGGGGCATGCCCTTACGAGGCTTTACAAGCGGCGACAGATATTGCTGATGTCATCAACAGCGATGCATCACTGCTGCCTTTTGCCAATCTTACGTTAAACTCATCAGAAAGGTTTGTTGGCACTTATTGGAACTGGGCATACAGTATTATCTCATCAGCCAATTTAATGCTCATTTATTCGGAAAAAAATACCAACTGGGATTCCCCTTCCGATAAGGAACGTTTTCAGGCAGAGGCCAGATTTTTCCGCGCATACGCTTATCGCACCTTAGTCTATTTATATGGAGACGTACCCTATGTAGAAACCATTTTATACGATTTTAAACTCAATTTTACCCGTACACCAAAAGCAGAGGTTTTGGGGCATATCATAGACGATTTGACTTTTGCCAGCCAGCACTTACCTGCAAATCCAGATCAGGTAAAGGACGGGAAGCTTACCAAATGGGCTGCTTACCATCTACTGAGCGAAATGCACCTGCTGAACAAAGCCTATGTACCTGCCGAGCAAGCTGCACTCGCGGTAATCAACAGTGGCTATTATGGTTTAATGAAAACACGATTTGGCGTAAATAAAGATAGGGCTGGAGATGTTTTCAGTGATCTGTTCCTGGAGAATAACCAGAACAGGTTAAAAAACGCAAACCGGGAAAGTATCTGGGTTTTGCAGTTCGAATTTAATACTGTAGGCGGTGGTACCAATTCAGACGATTGGAGCCGCAGGGCCTGGAGTCCAAATTATTCTACCATGACGGGTTTCGTTTTAGCAGATACCCTGGGTGGAAGGGGCCTGGCACAGCTCACCCCGATGAAGTGGTGGGTTGGAACCGCAGGTACAAATGCTACAGGTAATGTTCCGGGGATTTTTGAGGCAACGGATATCCGTAATTCCAATTATAACATCAAACGCAACTGGTACTATAATAACCCTGGCGAAACCGCTCTTTATGGCAAAAAAGCAAATATTACCGAACAGACCTGGTTTTCTACCAAAAGTTTATTTCCGGCAATTACTAAGTTTTTTTACGGACGGGCAGAAAACCTTGGCCTAACCGGAAGTTATAAAGACCGGGTGAAATTTAGACTGGCAGAAACCTATCTGCTGCTCGCAGAAGCTTATTTAGGACAAGGAAATCCGGCGAAAGCCGCCGACGCAGTAAATGAGGTGCGTAAACGTGCCGGTGCCCCGGTAGTAGGCGCAGGCCAGATGACCATGGATTTTCTCCTCGATGAACGCATTAGGGAACTGGTGGGAGAGGAAAGCCGCCGTTTTACATTAGTGCGTACCAATAAGCTGGTGGATCGGGTAAAACTCTATAATACGGCAATTAAAGATAAAATTATGGATTATCATGCCTTATGGCCAATTCCACAATCGATTATTGATGCAAACCGCGATGCAGTATTTCCTCAAAATCCAGGCTACGGCAAGTAG